A single window of Ovis canadensis isolate MfBH-ARS-UI-01 breed Bighorn chromosome 17, ARS-UI_OviCan_v2, whole genome shotgun sequence DNA harbors:
- the TLR2 gene encoding toll-like receptor 2: MPRALWTAWVWAVISVFTEGASDQASSLSCDPTGVCDGHSRSLNSIPSGLTASVKSLDLSDNEITYVGNRDLQRCVNLKTLRLGANEIHTVEEDSFFHLRNLEYLDLSYNRLSNLSSSWFRSLYVLKFLNLLGNLYKTLGETSLFSHLPNLRTLKVGNSNSFTQIHEKDFTGLTFLEELEISAQNLQLYVPKSLKSIQNISHLILHLRQPVLLLDILIDIVSSLAYLELRDTNLHTFYFSEASISEINTSVKKLTFRNVQFTDDSFVEVVKLFNYVSGILEVEFDDCTHDGIGDFTALTLNRIRYLGNVETLTIRKLHIPQFFLFYDLSSIYPLTGKVKRVTIENSKVFLVPCLLSQHLKSLEYLDLSENLMSEETLKNSACEHAWPFLQTLVLRQNRLKSLEKTGELLLTLKNLNNLDISKNNFLSMPETCQWPGKMKQLNLSSTRIHSLTQCLPQTLEILDVSNNNLDSFSLILPQLKELYISRNKLKTLPDASFLPVLSVMRISGNIINTFSKEQLDSFPQLKALEAGGNNFICSCDFLSFAQGQQALARVLVDWPDGYRCDAPSHVRGQRVQDARLSLSECHRAAVVSAVCCALFLLLLLTGVLCHRFHGLWYMKMMWAWLQAKRKPRKAPRRDLCYDAFVSYSEQDSYWVENLMVQELEHFNPPFKLCLHKRDFVPGKWIIDNIIDSIEKSRKTIFVLSESFVRSEWCKYELDFSHFRLFDENNDAAILILLEPIDKKAVPQRFCKLRKIMNTRTYLEWPTDETQQEAFWLNLRAAIRS, from the coding sequence ATGCCACGTGCTTTGTGGACAGCGTGGGTCTGGGCTGTAATCAGCGTGTTCACGGAAGGAGCCTCTGATCAGGCTTCTTCTCTGTCTTGTGACCCAACTGGTGTCTGCGATGGCCATTCCAGATCTTTAAACTCCATCCCCTCTGGTCTCACGGCAAGTGTGAAAAGCCTTGACCTGTCCGACAACGAGATCACCTATGTCGGCAACAGAGACCTGCAGAGGTGTGTGAACctgaagactctgaggctgggggcCAATGAAATTCACACGGTGGAGGAAGATTCTTTTTTTCACCTGAGGAATCTTGAATATTTGGACTTATCCTATAATCGCTTATCTAACTTATCATCTTCCTGGTTCAGGTCCCTTtatgtcttgaaattcttaaacTTACTGGGAAATTTATACAAAACACTTGGGGAAACATCTCTTTTTTCTCATCTCCCAAATCTGCGGACCCTGAAAGTAGGAAATAGTAACagcttcactcagattcatgaaAAGGATTTCACTGGACTGACTTTTCTTGAGGAGCTTGAGATCAGTGCTCAAAATCTGCAGTTATATGTGCCAAAGAGTTTAAAGTCGATCCAGAACATTAGCCATCTGATTCTTCATCTGAGGCAGCCTGTTTTACTCCTGGACATTCTTATAGATATTGTAAGTTCCTTAGCTTATTTAGAACTGAGAGATACTAATTTGCACACTTTCTATTTTTCAGAAGCATCCATCAGTGAAATTAATACATCAGTTAAAAAGCTTACATTTAGAAATGTGCAATTCACCGATGACAGTTTTGTTGAAGTTGTCAAACTGTTTAACTATGTTTCTGGGATCTTAGAAGTAGAGTTTGATGACTGTACCCATGATGGAATTGGCGATTTTACAGCACTGACTTTGAACAGAATTAGATACCTAGGTAACGTGGAGACGTTAACAATACGGAAGTTGCATATCCCacagtttttcttattttatgatcTGAGTAGTATATATCCACTCACAGGCAAAGTTAAAAGAGTCACAATAGAGAACAGTAAGGTTTTCCTGGTTCCTTGTTTACTTTCACAACATTTAAAATCGCTAGAATATTTGGATCTCAGTGAAAACTTAATGTCTGAAGAAACCTTGAAAAACTCAGCCTGTGAGCATGCCTGGCCCTTCCTTCAAACCCTGGTTTTAAGGCAGAATCGTTTGAAATCACTAGAAAAAACTGGAGAACTTTTGCTTACTCTGAAAAATCTGAATAACCTTGATATCAGtaagaataattttctttcaatGCCTGAAACTTGTCAGTGGCCAGGAAAAATGAAACAGTTGAACTTATCCAGCACGAGGATACACAGTTTAACCCAGTGCCTTCCCCAGACCCTGGAAATTTTAGATGTTAGCAATAATAATCTCGattcattttctttgattttgccGCAACTCAAAGAACTGTATATTTCCAGAAATAAGTTGAAGACTCTACCAGATGCCTCCTTCTTACCCGTGTTATCAGTTATGAGAATTAGCggaaatataataaatactttCTCGAAGGAACAACTTGATTCTTTTCCACAACTGAAGGCTTTGGAGGCTGGTGGCAACAACTTCATTTGCTCCTGTGACTTCCTGTCCTTCGCACAGGGACAGCAGGCACTGGCCCGTGTCCTGGTCGATTGGCCAGATGGCTACCGCTGTGACGCTCCCTCGCACGTGCGGGGCCAGCGGGTGCAGGACGCCCGGCTCTCCCTTTCGGAATGCCACCGGGCGGCCGTGGTGTCCGCCGtgtgctgtgccctcttcctgtTGCTCCTGCTCACGGGGGTGCTGTGTCACCGTTTCCACGGGCTGTGGTACATGAAGATGATGTGGGCCTGGCTCCAGGCCAAGAGGAAGCCCAGGAAGGCTCCCCGCAGGGACCTCTGCTACGACGCCTTTGTGTCCTACAGCGAGCAGGATTCCTACTGGGTGGAGAACCTCATGGTCCAGGAGCTGGAGCACTTCAACCCTCCCTTTAAGCTGTGTCTTCATAAGCGAGACTTCGTCCCTGGCAAATGGATTATCGACAACATCATCGACTCCATTGAAAAGAGCCGCAAAACCATCTTTGTGCTTTCGGAGAGCTTTGTGAGGAGCGAGTGGTGCAAGTATGAGCTGGACTTCTCCCACTTCCGTCTCTTTGATGAGAACAACGATGCTGCCATTCTGATTCTGCTGGAGCCCATTGACAAGAAGGCCGTTCCCCAGCGCTTCTGTAAGCTGCGGAAGATCATGAACACCAGGACCTACCTGGAGTGGCCCACGGATGAGACTCAGCAGGAAGCATTCTGGTTGAATTTGAGAGCTGCAATAAGGTCCTAG